From the genome of Primulina eburnea isolate SZY01 chromosome 12, ASM2296580v1, whole genome shotgun sequence, one region includes:
- the LOC140807397 gene encoding uncharacterized protein has product MAMRSVITRSGVRGLMEGSRGTWALGPRYFSDGKGRVLSEEERAQETVYIQRMERERAEKLKRKAELEKAEKEKAGKIAEEQTQKS; this is encoded by the exons ATGGCGATGAGATCTGTGATTACACGCAGTGGAGTTCGTGGTTTAATGGAAGGCAGCCGGGGAACATGGGCTCTCGGGCCGCGCTATTTCAGTGATGGCAAAGGCCGTGTACTCAGTGAGGAAGAACGCGCCCAGGAGACCGTCTACATTCAg AGAATGGAGAGGGAGAGAGCGGAAAAGTTGAAGAGGAAGGCTGAGCTTGAGAAAGCTGAGAAGGAGAAAGCTGGCAAG ATTGCTGAAGAACAGACTCAAAAAAGCTGA
- the LOC140808183 gene encoding probable protein S-acyltransferase 15 — MKLRKFAFLPILSVFSLTGFVYYVIIFKIIQEWLGLWSSSGLLNALIFTFLAALCLFSFVSCVLTDPGGVPAGYVPDVEEDQVPDQEFKKSGVHPRRCDKCSAFKPTRAHHCRVCRRCILRMDHHCVWINNCVGHRNYKSFFTLVFYSTLASTYSAITVISCALHKDMDSSGGYSLKNFCVACGVITVGLSVILGSLLVWHIYLITHNLTTIEYHEGKRSAWLARKSGLTYRHPFDVGAYKNITLILGPSTLKWMWPTANSHIRDGLSFRVARDNDSS, encoded by the exons ATGAAACTCAGAAAATTTGCATTCCTCCCAATTTTATCGGTATTTTCTTTGACGGGATTTGTTTATTACgtgataatatttaaaattattcaaGAATGGTTGGGGTTATGGAGCTCATCTGGTTTGCTAAACGCTCtgatcttcactttcttggCCGCTCTTTGCCTTTTTTCTTTCGTTTCCTGCGTTCTCACGGACCCGGGTGGAGTCCCAGCTGGTTACGTCCCTGATGTTGAGGAAGATCAAGTCCCGGATCAAGAATTCAAGAAAAGC GGCGTGCATCCTAGACGCTGTGACAAGTGTTCTGCCTTCAAACCTACCCGGGCTCATCATTGCCGTGTCTGCCGAAGATGTATTCTGAGAATG GATCACCACTGTGTCTGGATAAATAATTGTGTGGGCCACAGAAACTACAAGTCTTTCTTCACTTTAGTTTTCTACTCAACATTGGCCAGCACTTATTCAGCA ATCACTGTCATAAGTTGTGCGCTTCATAAAGATATGGACTCCTCAGGAGGCTATTCTCTCAAGAACTTTTGT GTTGCTTGCGGAGTTATCACTGTGGGTTTAAGTGTGATTCTAGGAAGCCTCTTGGTCTGGCATATATACCTCATTACTCATAATCTGACAACTATAGAG TACCATGAAGGAAAACGATCTGCATGGCTGGCAAGGAAATCAGGGCTAACATATCGCCATCCTTTTGATGTTGGTGCTTATAAAAACATCACTTTG ATCCTGGGACCAAGCACGTTGAAATGGATGTGGCCGACGGCGAATAGTCATATTAGAGATGGACTCAGCTTTCGGGTTGCACGTGATAATGATAGCTCGTAA